One Ardenticatenales bacterium genomic region harbors:
- a CDS encoding lycopene cyclase domain-containing protein — MTYFGILLRFLVIPILLLLGLHAWDRRRATSTPSGASKGIAPWQALAALVVIALIYTTPWDNYLVATGVWYYDPALVTGLTLGWVPIEEYTFFLLQPIFTGLLLFWLLRRLPPDARPSPRLHWLRQVPAILLGGVAIIMTVVLASGWAPGTYLALELVWALPPIILQLVFGADILWQARRALLLTITISTLYLGFVDALAINGGTWTISPEQSLNVLIAGILPIEEFIFFLVTNVLVVFGLALMLAPASRTRLLVRAMPGSVR; from the coding sequence ATGACCTATTTTGGCATTCTCTTACGCTTTCTCGTTATCCCGATTTTGTTGCTGCTGGGTCTGCACGCCTGGGATCGCCGCCGCGCAACGTCCACGCCATCAGGCGCCAGCAAAGGCATCGCGCCCTGGCAAGCCCTTGCCGCTCTGGTTGTCATCGCCCTGATTTATACAACACCATGGGACAACTACCTGGTAGCGACCGGGGTTTGGTACTACGACCCGGCCCTGGTCACAGGTCTGACATTGGGGTGGGTTCCGATTGAAGAGTACACATTCTTCTTGTTGCAGCCGATTTTTACCGGTCTGCTGCTGTTCTGGTTGTTGCGCCGCCTGCCGCCGGACGCGCGCCCATCGCCACGTTTGCATTGGCTGCGACAGGTTCCGGCCATTCTGCTGGGGGGCGTGGCGATTATCATGACCGTGGTGCTGGCTTCCGGCTGGGCTCCGGGGACCTACCTGGCGCTAGAACTGGTCTGGGCGCTACCGCCTATCATTTTGCAACTCGTATTTGGCGCGGATATACTGTGGCAGGCGCGTCGAGCGTTACTGCTCACTATCACGATTTCGACGCTGTACTTGGGGTTCGTGGACGCACTGGCCATTAATGGGGGTACCTGGACAATCAGCCCGGAGCAGTCATTAAATGTGTTGATTGCCGGCATTCTCCCCATCGAAGAGTTCATCTTTTTCCTTGTAACCAATGTGCTCGTCGTCTTCGGCCTCGCGCTTATGTTGGCCCCGGCCAGCCGCACACGTCTGCTGGTCCGCGCCATGCCTGGGAGCGTTAGATGA
- a CDS encoding NAD(P)/FAD-dependent oxidoreductase, with protein sequence MTDYDAVFIGAGHNALVCAAYLAQAGYRVCLVERRPIVGGAVVTEEHVPGFRFDLGGSAHILINHTPIVADLGLEAYGLEYIDVDPLFFAPYPDRRSLTIWKDLDRTYDEIAGISPRDADNYARFIREWQPLAAAMVDAFMQRPSPLNLAKTLGWRSGLGRDNIDRLADILRGYGPLLRQTFETPQVQALIGWMAAQSGPPPTEPFSAPFALWHPMYHVSGVRRPRGGSGMLTQALARMIQAHSGHIMTDAPVRRILTQNGRAVGVETSDGRRITARAVVSGAHIHTTLGLLQDGEIPQKSRSLLQKSRIGNGFGMIVRYAMRELPNYTALPSPPDGVAGPQHRALQFICPDLDYLDRAYGDYLGGTPSRDPALIAMTFSAVDPTLAPPGQHTLFLWGQYYPYELASRENWDDIARREADRMLAKLAEYAPNVTDAVIGQLIETPLYLERTLGLLRGNVMHLEMSVDQMFLLRPALTMGNYRGPIKGLYFTGASTHPGGGIMGAAGRNAATVLLHDFSRRWRFWS encoded by the coding sequence ATGACCGACTACGATGCTGTCTTCATTGGCGCGGGGCACAACGCCCTCGTCTGCGCCGCCTACCTGGCCCAGGCAGGCTATCGCGTTTGCCTGGTGGAACGCCGCCCTATCGTTGGCGGCGCGGTGGTCACGGAGGAACACGTGCCCGGCTTCCGCTTTGACCTCGGCGGCTCCGCGCACATCCTCATCAACCACACGCCCATCGTCGCCGATTTAGGCCTGGAGGCGTATGGCCTGGAATACATTGACGTCGATCCCCTTTTCTTCGCGCCCTACCCCGATCGCCGCTCCCTGACCATTTGGAAAGACCTGGATCGCACGTATGATGAAATTGCCGGCATTTCCCCCCGTGACGCCGACAATTACGCCCGCTTCATACGCGAATGGCAGCCACTCGCCGCCGCCATGGTAGACGCCTTCATGCAGCGCCCCTCCCCCCTCAACCTTGCCAAAACATTGGGATGGCGCAGCGGCCTGGGGCGCGACAACATCGACCGCCTGGCCGACATCCTCCGCGGCTACGGCCCCCTGCTGCGGCAAACGTTTGAAACCCCCCAGGTGCAAGCCCTCATCGGCTGGATGGCCGCCCAATCCGGCCCCCCGCCCACCGAACCCTTCAGCGCCCCCTTCGCCCTCTGGCATCCCATGTACCACGTCAGCGGCGTGCGCCGCCCGCGCGGTGGCTCCGGCATGTTAACGCAAGCCCTGGCGCGCATGATCCAGGCACACAGCGGCCACATCATGACCGACGCCCCCGTGCGCCGCATCCTCACGCAGAACGGACGCGCCGTTGGCGTGGAAACAAGCGATGGTCGCCGCATCACCGCCCGCGCCGTCGTCTCCGGCGCGCACATCCACACCACATTGGGTTTGCTCCAGGATGGAGAAATTCCGCAAAAATCCCGCAGCCTGCTGCAAAAGTCCCGCATCGGCAACGGCTTTGGCATGATCGTGCGCTACGCCATGCGCGAACTCCCCAACTACACGGCGCTGCCCTCGCCACCTGACGGCGTTGCCGGACCGCAGCACCGCGCCTTGCAGTTTATCTGCCCCGACCTGGACTACCTGGACCGTGCCTATGGCGACTATCTCGGCGGCACGCCCTCCCGCGACCCCGCCCTCATCGCCATGACGTTTTCCGCCGTAGACCCTACCCTGGCCCCCCCAGGCCAACACACCCTCTTTCTCTGGGGACAGTATTACCCGTATGAACTGGCTTCGCGGGAAAACTGGGACGACATCGCCCGGCGAGAGGCGGACCGGATGCTGGCCAAGCTGGCCGAATATGCCCCCAACGTCACCGACGCCGTCATCGGCCAACTGATCGAAACGCCCCTGTACCTGGAACGCACGCTGGGGTTGCTCCGCGGCAACGTCATGCACCTGGAAATGTCCGTGGACCAGATGTTCCTGCTGCGCCCCGCGCTGACGATGGGCAACTATCGCGGCCCCATCAAGGGATTGTACTTTACAGGAGCCAGCACCCACCCTGGCGGCGGCATCATGGGGGCAGCCGGGCGCAACGCCGCCACCGTCCTACTACACGATTTTTCCCGCCGCTGGAGATTCTGGTCATGA
- a CDS encoding phytoene/squalene synthase family protein, whose product MTFVNTAWEHNLLSLAQSSGEGMPAFSPRTHNIPNTHLQQAYATCEAITARHSRSFHMASGLLPADKRRAVRALYAFCRVSDDIVDRGSGNIADQLAQWRQQALSGSPHTEDPVVLAWTDARLRHHIPLHYAHQLLDGVARDLVQTSYETFTDLTTYCYSVASTVGLMSMHITGYAGTHAIPYAIKLGVALQLTNILRDVAQDYQNGRIYLPREELAAYGLSAADLERGIVTPAWRDFMRFQIARNHQLYEEAWPGIALLDPSGRFAIAAAAELYRGILADIEAHDYDVFSRRAHVSGWGKLRRLPGIWWRSRETA is encoded by the coding sequence ATGACATTCGTAAACACGGCATGGGAACACAATTTGCTTTCGTTGGCGCAGAGTTCGGGAGAGGGAATGCCGGCATTCTCCCCCCGCACCCACAACATCCCCAACACCCACTTGCAGCAAGCCTACGCCACCTGCGAAGCCATCACCGCGCGGCACAGCCGCTCATTCCACATGGCCTCTGGTCTGCTCCCCGCGGACAAACGCCGCGCCGTGCGTGCCCTCTACGCCTTCTGCCGCGTCAGTGACGACATCGTCGATCGCGGCAGTGGCAACATCGCCGACCAACTGGCGCAGTGGCGACAACAAGCCCTCAGCGGCAGCCCGCACACCGAAGACCCCGTCGTCCTCGCCTGGACCGACGCCCGCCTGCGCCACCACATCCCCCTCCACTACGCCCACCAACTCCTGGACGGCGTCGCCCGCGACCTGGTGCAAACCTCCTATGAAACATTCACCGACCTCACCACCTACTGCTACAGCGTCGCCTCCACCGTCGGCCTCATGAGTATGCACATCACCGGTTATGCCGGCACACACGCCATCCCCTACGCCATCAAACTGGGCGTCGCCCTACAGCTAACCAACATCCTGCGCGACGTCGCCCAGGACTACCAGAACGGGCGCATCTACCTGCCCCGTGAAGAACTCGCCGCCTACGGCCTCAGCGCCGCCGACCTGGAACGCGGCATAGTCACCCCCGCCTGGCGCGACTTCATGCGCTTCCAAATCGCCCGCAACCATCAACTCTACGAAGAAGCCTGGCCCGGCATCGCCCTGCTCGACCCCAGCGGACGCTTTGCCATCGCCGCCGCCGCCGAACTATACCGCGGCATCCTGGCCGACATCGAAGCCCACGACTACGACGTATTCTCCCGCCGCGCTCACGTCAGCGGCTGGGGCAAATTGCGCCGCCTACCCGGTATCTGGTGGCGCAGCCGGGAAACCGCATGA
- a CDS encoding phytoene desaturase yields the protein MGNSEVKNVIVIGSGFGGLAAAIRLAARGHRVTIFEKRDKLGGRAYVYEQNGFKFDGGPTVITAPFMFDEIWESAGKNASDYFQIVPLDPFYRIFDHQGRAFDYNGDHNFTLDQIDRWNPQDRDGYTAFIKTTKDIFDAGMSLIDKPFLRVGDMLKVAPDLIRLQSYRSVYGYVSRFIKDDFLRRCFSFHPLLIGGNPLDAASLYVLIHYLERQWGVHYAMGGTGAIVNGMGRLFSDLGGKVVLNAEVDEILTTGRHAHGIRLADGTVHHADIVISNADVAHTYLNMIPAANRRKNSDRRIRNMKYSMSLFVIYFGTKRRYTDSALTHHNIILSERYKGLLRDIFANGDLPEDFSLYLHMPTLTDPSIAPPGHEAFYVLSPVPHLGANIDWRTAAKPYRDAIMQFLEDNYLPDLQANLVAEHVIDPLHFQNTLNSHLGSAFSVQPTLTQSAWFRPHNRSEDFDNLYFVGAGTHPGAGIPGVLASAKIVDELIGGPAPVGSHRPAPTHYAAPELALA from the coding sequence ATAGGAAACAGCGAAGTAAAAAACGTCATCGTCATCGGCAGTGGGTTTGGTGGGCTGGCCGCGGCCATCCGCCTGGCGGCACGCGGTCATCGGGTGACGATTTTTGAGAAACGAGACAAGTTGGGTGGCCGCGCCTACGTCTACGAGCAGAACGGATTCAAGTTTGATGGCGGCCCAACCGTCATCACCGCGCCATTTATGTTTGATGAGATTTGGGAAAGTGCCGGCAAAAACGCCAGCGACTACTTCCAAATTGTCCCCCTCGACCCCTTCTATCGCATCTTCGACCACCAGGGACGCGCCTTCGACTACAACGGCGACCACAACTTCACCCTGGACCAGATTGACCGCTGGAACCCACAAGACCGCGACGGCTACACCGCCTTCATCAAGACAACCAAAGACATCTTCGATGCCGGCATGTCCTTAATTGACAAGCCATTCCTGCGCGTCGGCGACATGCTCAAAGTCGCCCCCGACCTCATACGCCTCCAATCCTACCGCAGCGTCTACGGCTACGTCTCCCGCTTCATCAAAGACGACTTCCTGCGCCGCTGCTTCTCATTCCACCCCCTGCTCATTGGCGGCAACCCACTGGACGCCGCCTCCCTTTACGTCCTCATCCACTACCTCGAACGACAGTGGGGCGTGCATTATGCGATGGGCGGCACAGGCGCCATCGTCAACGGCATGGGCCGCCTCTTCAGCGATTTGGGCGGCAAAGTGGTGCTAAACGCGGAAGTAGACGAAATCTTGACAACCGGCCGCCATGCACATGGCATTCGCCTGGCGGACGGCACAGTCCACCACGCAGACATCGTTATCTCCAACGCGGACGTCGCCCACACCTACCTGAACATGATCCCCGCCGCCAACCGGCGCAAGAACAGCGACCGCCGCATCCGCAACATGAAGTACAGCATGTCCCTCTTCGTCATCTACTTCGGCACAAAGCGCCGCTACACCGATTCCGCCCTCACACACCACAACATCATCCTCAGCGAACGGTACAAAGGACTGCTGCGCGACATCTTCGCCAACGGCGATCTGCCCGAAGACTTTTCGCTCTACCTGCACATGCCCACGCTCACCGATCCCTCCATCGCCCCGCCCGGACATGAAGCATTCTACGTCCTCTCCCCCGTGCCCCACCTGGGCGCGAACATTGATTGGCGCACCGCCGCCAAACCATACCGTGACGCCATCATGCAGTTCCTGGAGGACAACTACCTGCCCGACTTGCAAGCCAATCTGGTCGCCGAGCATGTGATCGACCCGCTGCACTTCCAAAACACGCTGAACAGCCACCTCGGCTCCGCCTTCTCCGTGCAGCCCACGCTGACGCAATCCGCCTGGTTCCGCCCGCACAACCGCTCCGAGGACTTCGACAATCTCTACTTCGTGGGCGCGGGCACGCATCCGGGAGCGGGTATCCCCGGCGTTCTCGCCTCCGCCAAAATCGTGGACGAGTTAATCGGCGGACCGGCGCCCGTCGGCAGCCACCGCCCCGCCCCCACCCACTACGCCGCGCCGGAACTGGCCCTGGCATAA
- the mutM gene encoding bifunctional DNA-formamidopyrimidine glycosylase/DNA-(apurinic or apyrimidinic site) lyase translates to MPELPEVETSVRALRPLLRGRMIVGIWNDWPRHIARLDLPEFAARLRGSRITNLSRRGKYLVFHLDSPETLIIHLRMSGHLAVVAPDQPMHPHIHTVFHLDNGAELRFRDQRKFGQIYLTQNPRTVLGSLGPEPLEPAFTPEVLRERLQGRQRAIKPLLLDQSFIAGIGNIYADEALYAARIDPRRSAASLLEEEVMALYAGIRHVLQLGIDREGASIDLYVKPDGQKGDMQNAVQVFRRTGNPCNHCGQPIERIVLGGRGTHYCPRCQQ, encoded by the coding sequence ATGCCTGAGCTACCCGAAGTCGAAACCAGTGTCCGCGCACTGCGCCCGCTGCTGCGCGGGCGGATGATCGTAGGCATCTGGAATGATTGGCCACGCCACATCGCCCGCCTGGACCTGCCAGAATTCGCCGCCCGCCTCCGCGGCAGCCGCATAACCAACCTCTCTCGACGCGGCAAATATCTGGTGTTCCACCTGGACAGCCCGGAGACGCTGATCATCCACCTGCGCATGTCCGGCCACCTGGCAGTAGTCGCGCCTGACCAACCGATGCACCCGCACATCCACACCGTCTTCCATCTGGACAACGGCGCGGAGCTTCGTTTCCGGGATCAGCGTAAATTCGGCCAGATTTACCTTACCCAAAACCCGCGGACGGTGTTGGGCAGCCTGGGACCGGAGCCGCTAGAGCCGGCATTTACGCCAGAGGTGCTGCGAGAGCGGCTCCAAGGACGGCAGCGGGCAATCAAACCGCTACTGCTGGATCAGTCATTTATTGCCGGCATTGGCAACATCTACGCAGACGAGGCATTGTACGCCGCACGCATTGATCCACGACGGAGCGCGGCTAGTTTATTGGAGGAAGAGGTGATGGCCTTGTATGCCGGCATTCGCCACGTCCTGCAACTGGGCATCGACCGCGAAGGAGCCAGCATTGACCTTTACGTCAAACCAGACGGGCAAAAAGGGGACATGCAAAACGCCGTACAAGTTTTCCGCCGCACGGGCAACCCCTGTAATCACTGCGGCCAGCCCATTGAACGCATCGTCCTGGGCGGGCGCGGCACGCATTACTGCCCACGCTGTCAACAGTGA